tttttttattttttttttaaacatttcaaTCTTGTTGACTATATAGCAGTCACAATTATAAATAAACAGTCTCATGATTATTTGTCTGGGCAGTACACACTGCTCCCTCGCGACCCATATTCTAATCAAGAAACTAAAGGCCCTTACTGAAAATAGGTACCTAAACTATGACCGAGACTACTTTCACCCACGTCATTGAAAAACAGCCATTATCCTTGAATTACATATTTCACAAGTAAATCTTCAATATAGAGTTTCACTAGTGAAATTTGGAACTTCAGGATAATGACTGTTTTTTCCAAGAAGGTGCCGAAAAGTGGCAAGCGAAcgttatttttcaaaataaagatattaACAAGATTACGAGGAAGATGCATGACATTTTGTTAGACATATTAAAATCTACATGGCATAACTAACTAtggtacatatttatatttagtagctatagtttagatTAATTACATCTTATAGCTAAGAGTAGTATgataaatacaattaatagctatatatatatatatatatatttaaagtagaatactctcttattattattattatttataattttttttaatcttactGCTTCTGCTCCTTCTGCTCTCAGCCGCCGGAGCTCCGGCGAACGAGCTCCGGTCATCTTCTCCGGCGAGCGTCCTCCGGGGACggcttctctctcttctccctcactGACGGCGACGGCTTCTTGTTCGTCCGCTAAATACATATAATGTAAGGTATTAAGACCCACATATATACAAAGAGGGGGTAAAATTACATCGGATTCTTTGATGAGACGATAGTGAAATTACATCGGATTCTTTGATGAGACGAAGGTAGTCCCAACTTAGAACAATTTTGTAGAAGCGTAGACTTAAAGATTCTTCATCAAGCTTGTTCTTGTCCACTGCCATCTGAGAAGAAGGGGAATGGTAATTGCCCTTCAAGTGGCTGTGGGTTTAGGGAAATCCGACCAGTAGAAAATTGCAGGGTTTTAGGGGAAGGAAGAAGTGTTTCTTTTATGAGTGTATGCATTAATTTTTTAGCATACGATCCAGTGTTTggggtgtattttatttcttgtattcagtatttgagtgtattcgttaatttttaGTGCAAAAATGTGTTTGAGGTgtatttttgtttcttgtattttgaaggatatttttttatatacaaccaattttaaatacaataaagtgaatacaGTGTGAAAATAGCTACAAATGAATACGGCTGAGTCAaatacatttgacttgaatacaaCTTAGTTAAATACATCTATCTTGAGTACATCGAAATTTGACTTGAATACAACGAAATTTAACTTGAATATACCAAAATCTGACACAGCAgaattttttaaatacaatccgaattttgaatacaatctaCTGTAGCGCGCGAATACAATCCTCGTAGCGCGCTCAtcgtagctacgaaatgtaattagctaAAGTGTAGCTATGCTTAAAAAATAACCCcaaaatgtagtcatttatgtaagtttccctATTAAAAGGGAATGTACTATTTCACTTAATTAGGACTGAGAAGGAGCAGAACAacatgaaaattatattaaccaTGGTCCTATAACAAGATCGatgcagtatatatatatagagagagagagagagaaagagagagagagagagagagagagagatagatagatagagagagagagagagagagagagagagagagagagagagcgctAGTGTAAGCACTTAGTTTGTATGTTAAGTTTTCATGGCCTACACCTCTTTTTTTCCCACCCGTTGTCCGATATTGCTTTGGAATTTGACTTATTTGGACTCGTATCAAAAAATCTCACTTTCGCAGTAAAGTCCTGCCAAAGATGACTCCATTCTCAAGACTCAGACATGAAACCttaagttaaaaataaaaggacaCTTACCACCCCGCCACTTAAGTCTTAAGCGTCactaacccaaaaaaaaaaaaaaaaatgacaaggaAAGAAGAGTAAACTTACATGTTTCTCCTTTTGATATAATCTCAGCATTCTCCCTCATGGTGAGGCAAGCGAAAAAACAAGTAGCCACACCTTCAAATAATCAAGAATATTtagcaaattaaaaaaaaagaaaaaggaaatgaagatgttttaatttatttaagaaaaatgaaatttgcAATGAtgaaacacacacacacaaaaaacatACAGTTCATGGGATCATCAAAGCAATCACAAAGACCACTTGACCATTGCATCTCTGTTAAATCTGCTGTTGATGGCATCTTGCAAAGCCAAAAAAAGAATGTAAGAAACTTTTTAATTTGATGGTAtctcttatttttatattaagatAAAGAAGGTTTAATTTAGGTCAAAATTTAATGACATCCAATTAATTAAGCTACATTTCTTCCCATATCTATTCGTATAGGTGAACCAAATCGTTCAGCTCTACCACTATTAATAAGGAGCTATAGCCAACTCTATGAAGGATTATTCAAATGAAACTAAAGATTGTACAGACACAATACACTTTATCCCTTATAGATTAGGTAAGAATTGCATaacatcacataaaatgagaCGGAAGGAATAATCCATTTTCTGATCGTATTAGATATTGTGATGGCTCTAGGAAGTAAAGGATGGGGGACAACTAGGACTAGAGAGAGTAGGGGTAGGTTTACATTAATGATTactttatcaattttaatttatgtgacactattTTATTGTTAATcagttaaaaaaatattgacatttttttgaatttgaaaactattaacgttatatgtacacttgTCATTTATCCTTGCTGAGAAATTTTTATGGCCACACAGATATTACGATGCACGTTTAAGGCCACAATATTGAATATAAAGTGTATTGTGCATTTGAATGAAACTAAAGATTTTGCACAATATTGAAGAGCACTAGGAATCTTGAAGTTAATTCTTGAAAGATTGATGTTGATGATCTAGCTCCTCCAAACATTCTAGTGATGTTTTGGTGTAGTTTATTTTGTTATCACAATAATATACACTTGCAGCTGTTATGTATGGTGCCTTCATACTGTAAAATGTTATTGGCAGAGTCAAAGGCGGATCCAAGGTTCGAACATTATGGGTTCAAATTCGGAATTCTATTACAATCCATTTGAGAATGATGGAGCCAGAGGCGGATCCCTACAGATTATGTATTCATAAATTTCTATCACTAAAATAGAGAAATGGCGCGCTAATATATATTGTATCGAGGTGAAAAGAGATCATGAACCCGACATTGTTCATTCATGGGCTTCTCTAATACAAATGGGTCACTTCAAATAGGTTCATTAATGTTTCAGCTCAGAATACGATTAATCCAGCATAAGCTACATGAGCCTTTTTTCTCGCCTTGTATATGCTCCTGATGTGATCttatagtatatacatatagttaaATGAGAAGTACTACTTAAATGAGATAAAATTGAAGTGGAAATAGAGATCAATAAATATATTGTCTATCTTAAGCTAAATATATCATCTTACATTAGAAAAATAGAACCAATgaacaagagagaaaaagaaagcaaaatagaCGAAAAGGTCACAAAGAGTGGAATGCTTCCTTCGTCTTTCCTCAATATCATCCCTTCGATTATAGGATAATTCACCATcaagatgaaaaatgagaggagcacttgaccaaaaaaatcaataaatctCCCTTCAAAAATCACTTTTCCAATtccccaaatgaaggaaatcATATTCAATATGACTAATGTAACCAAAGGGACTATTACCATTTTAGATGCTTGAAAATCATAAATTCCCATTTGGTATCTCTTCAATCtttcatcatcaacaacttTATTTGTTGGCAAAAAACTTGCTTTTCTAAAGCCAATTAACTTCAAGATTGCATCCAAAGTTCCATAGAAATAAGCTGTTATTGACTTCATCATCCATACCCTCCATTCATTCCACCATGTTCTCATTGTTCCTCCAGTGTGGATAACATCCCATAAGTGTTTGGAAAGTGttgacaagaaaagaaaagaatatacAATGAACCATGGACTTGAGACCTGTGAAAAATAATATGGTTTCTATCAAAGTCTAGTTGAATttgtgtttaagttatatgtactGATAGTAAACAAAATCTTTCACTTTCAGGTCACATAAAAGATAACGGTAATAAGTTCAGGTTTTATGGAATGAAAGATAAAAAGTTTCACGGAATCAAGTCGCTTATTAGGCAAGTGCATGCAAATTTCTTGATTATATGCGGGCAAATTTCTTGATTATAAGCATTAATTGGAACTCTAATGAAAATGGTAACTAACATGTTATTACAGGGTAAATTCGATGATAGTGTAAGAAATATATACATTCAGCGTTTGTACCTTAAATCCAACATACTTACTTACCCAACCTGGGGTTTACTTAAAACCATATCAACTTACCATGGTTAAACGACTTAATGAGGTGAGAATGTTATactaattaaccatgattaagtgGTAGAAGTATTATGTGCAAACACGTGTCATGTATCTATTGTTTTTGTATAAAACCGGATGCATGTAAGTTTTTATCAAATATTACTAGTTTACTACAGGTAACCATTCACAGAAAGTGGAATTACAAACTTGTGGAAAATAAAGCATCTGGTTACCTGCTACGACGCGATAAGATCATACACCAATCAATTAAAAATACTTTGCCTTTGTCAGCATATATAAGTTGTATCCCGTAATTCTTATATGTTGTTCGGACTCTCAAAAATTATTGCCAtacccgtgtcggatcctccaatgATACattatttttggaggatccaagACGTACCTATCAACATTCTTGAAGAGTCCGAACAACATAATAAGGTTAATAATTTATCTTACCTTAGGGTAAATGGGAATGCCATTCAGGAGACAAAGCTGAGGAATGATAGCCAAAATCCAAGCTGGAAAGCAATAGAGAGGCTGAGCAGCAAGGTAAGCATAACACATGCATTCAAGAAGAGGCATTCTTGATTTCAAGCCATAGATGAGTGGACAAAATCTTGAGAATAAAACTTCAATTACACCAGAATTCCATCTTGTGCCTTGAACTAATGTGTCATTCAAATTTGTTGTTGCACTGCCTAAAAATGCTGGACTAGTGGGGTTGTAAAAGACAGATTTCCAGCCTTTGCAATGCAAGATGAAACCTGTGAAGTAGTCTTCGACCACTGAATGGTACATGAATCCAATCTATATAATGAAGCCAATCAAAGTTAGAACAAATATGATAGAATGAAGatttgattaattaagttaTGCTAGAGGTGGAAAATTAAATAagacttttatttttttttaaaggcagAATAGCTTGGGACCCCCGTGAACTTGTCGATTTTTATTCGGTGTACACCTAAACTATGCGTTAGCTtaattacccccctgaacttggTAATATGATAGTCTCGACCCCCCTAGAcgctgatgtggcaaagagCGTGAACACACTTTCTTTTAGGCGCGTGGATGGGTCAAAAATCGAAAAATCATCTTCGAAGTAGAGTATTTTTCAACTATTAATCGTCATATAATCAAtataatgatttattttttccaattgtgtttctttttggtttttcttaATAATCATTACATATTTTATCTcaattgtatttttttctttttagatataatgattatttatttcaactatgtatttttttctttttttggatcCAAATCTAAATAACTTAGTTGAAACTCTAGTTattttagccaaataaaaagAAGGTTTAGCAAAAGTAATGAAGTTTAGACGGTGcattttctacaaaaaaaaattgtgcattttctacaaaaaaaaaattgtgtatttttcttttcatgcaattactatttatttcaactctgcattatttttttggggtcaaattcttaaaatatttggttgatattttatttatttctttttagatACAATGATTATTTGCTTTAATTgtgtattttttcttttcctggccaaatatataaaaataacttgattagaatatcattatctttagccaaataaaaaaaagtatggTCAACATATTGTTGtttcaagttcttttttttaCAGATTCGGCCCGAAAAAGATGATCTAAATAATTGGTGAACttaaaaaggtgaaaaatatatattttatccttaaaaaaTGCCACATGGACAAAAAAATCCATGTGGTAGCGCGTGTGTCATACATCAAGGGGTTGTCAGCGTCTAAGGGGGTCGAGACTATTATATTACCAAGTTCAAGGGGGTAATTAAGCCAACGCATAGTTTAGGTGTACACCGAATAAAAATCGACAAGTTCAGAGGGGTCCCAAGCTATTCtgccttttttaaaaaacttttgaaacttttgttctaaaacaagccataggTACTTGACTTGCTATAAATCATCTTCAAAATGTAAAATGTGaagtttaaagttttttttttttttttaaatatgaaaagcTATCTctatttttgggacaaactaaaaaagaaaatgcaTAATGTAAATTGGGACAAAAGGAGTAGCATATCTAAGAACGAATTCGAAAAGTATTTCTTCCTTCCTTATATGCCTGCCCAATAAATTACGTCACTTCAATTAAAATGGAGGGAGTTAATAGAGTTGTAATTATTGACTTGCCTGTTCTCCCCATTGTGAATCCTGTTCATAGGTGCAAGAGGCTAAAATTTTTGCTTCTTGGATCTTATTGTCAGCAAATTCCTTATGCTTAGTGCTTGTAAGAGTATTTAGGAACTCATTTGAGGAACCAAAACACTTCTTCATCTCACTAAGATCCATAGCTGattaaaaagttaaagaatTGTAATTACTACAGAGTTTataggagattttttttttcaagggacaaattaaatgcccaaaaattTATTAGGGAACATTTTTATAATTTGAGCAATACCTTTGTGCGTAGCATTCCCATATACAGCCTTCCTCTTCATATAAAAGCATGTACCAGACAACATAGGTCCTATAAGCCCATCCATCCCTGGCCACTTgacctaatatatatatagtaacaaatcatttttttggttATACATCAAGTGTATACACACACCCTATTAGAAATCTGCAGATTTTTCACGGATTTTCCCATCAAAATATCGTCATAAATTTGGGATTTTCAATAGAAATTCGTCGAAAATAGTTTCCGTAAAGCACATTTTCGACGGATTCTGTAAAATTACGTTTGTTTCTAGTAAAAGAATGTGCTCAAAACATAATAATCGATCCATTGAGCTTTTTCTTATACTCAAAAGAGGTTGACTACTGAAACATAGAACAGTTGCATAACAAGACTATGTAATTAAATTTCATATCCTTTCGACAAAACTTGTTcttttatactccctctgtctctgGTCCACAAATATAATTAGTTGTTTGCctatgtttaaaaaatatttgacgTTTCAGAAAAGCACCCTTAATTATTCCAATTAATAGTGTGTTACTTAAGTGAGACCTTTAAGGAGAGATAAAGGGCAGTTTAGACAAATATtttatgttaaggctatcaaatgtgtcggatcctccaaaaactGTGCATATTTGGAGGATCTAGTATGATTACGACAACATTCTAAAGAGTCGGAACAACATAACTTGTAATAGCAAGTTACTTACTGTTTTTACTAGATAATCCATTAATGTCTATCAAGAAATTTACCTCTCATTAGTTTATGTAAGTAACctgattttataaatatttttactccGTCAGTGCATAGAACTTATTAAATCATATAGATATGAACAACTTACCACAAAAACAGCTCTCAAGGCAGAATCATAAATATCATTCTTGCTAATGTTGTGAAATCTTTGAGGAAATTGAACAAATGCAAGTGAGGGAGAGATTTTGGGATCAAGGTGAAAGCACATTGCTT
This genomic interval from Lycium ferocissimum isolate CSIRO_LF1 unplaced genomic scaffold, AGI_CSIRO_Lferr_CH_V1 ctg51, whole genome shotgun sequence contains the following:
- the LOC132044679 gene encoding cellulose synthase-like protein G2 isoform X2 — translated: METLPLQRYKVHKLSAIINRTHTFIHSIAILFMLYYRLIINLTTIHTSFLPYWFLIFASELILSFLWLFNSAHIWRPISRSVFPENLPMDDELPAIDVFICTADPKKEPALGVVNTVLSAMAIDYPPEKVTVYLSDDGCSVTTLCAIREAWRFGQVWIPFCNEFGVKSICPESFFRTVDDHEINRGKEYLEERENIQKEYEEFKERLKKAQENGGTEDRHFGSNIEVHFHLTKNNGKAKIPSLVYVSREKNPSHPHHFKAGALNVLLRVSGIISNSPYILMLDCDMHSNDPSSARQAMCFHLDPKISPSLAFVQFPQRFHNISKNDIYDSALRAVFVVKWPGMDGLIGPMLSGTCFYMKRKAVYGNATHKAMDLSEMKKCFGSSNEFLNTLTSTKHKEFADNKIQEAKILASCTYEQDSQWGEQIGFMYHSVVEDYFTGFILHCKGWKSVFYNPTSPAFLGSATTNLNDTLVQGTRWNSGVIEVLFSRFCPLIYGLKSRMPLLECMCYAYLAAQPLYCFPAWILAIIPQLCLLNGIPIYPKVSSPWFIVYSFLFLSTLSKHLWDVIHTGGTMRTWWNEWRVWMMKSITAYFYGTLDAILKLIGFRKASFLPTNKVVDDERLKRYQMGIYDFQASKMVIVPLVTLVILNMISFIWGIGKVIFEGRFIDFFGQVLLSFFILMVNYPIIEGMILRKDEGSIPLFVTFSSILLSFSLLFIGSIFLM
- the LOC132044679 gene encoding cellulose synthase-like protein G2 isoform X1; amino-acid sequence: METLPLQRYKVHKLSAIINRTHTFIHSIAILFMLYYRLIINLTTIHTSFLPYWFLIFASELILSFLWLFNSAHIWRPISRSVFPENLPMDDELPAIDVFICTADPKKEPALGVVNTVLSAMAIDYPPEKVTVYLSDDGCSVTTLCAIREAWRFGQVWIPFCNEFGVKSICPESFFRTVDDHEINRGKEYLEERENIQKEYEEFKERLKKAQENGGTEDRHFGSNIEIISQTHCGAKNNGKAKIPSLVYVSREKNPSHPHHFKAGALNVLLRVSGIISNSPYILMLDCDMHSNDPSSARQAMCFHLDPKISPSLAFVQFPQRFHNISKNDIYDSALRAVFVVKWPGMDGLIGPMLSGTCFYMKRKAVYGNATHKAMDLSEMKKCFGSSNEFLNTLTSTKHKEFADNKIQEAKILASCTYEQDSQWGEQIGFMYHSVVEDYFTGFILHCKGWKSVFYNPTSPAFLGSATTNLNDTLVQGTRWNSGVIEVLFSRFCPLIYGLKSRMPLLECMCYAYLAAQPLYCFPAWILAIIPQLCLLNGIPIYPKVSSPWFIVYSFLFLSTLSKHLWDVIHTGGTMRTWWNEWRVWMMKSITAYFYGTLDAILKLIGFRKASFLPTNKVVDDERLKRYQMGIYDFQASKMVIVPLVTLVILNMISFIWGIGKVIFEGRFIDFFGQVLLSFFILMVNYPIIEGMILRKDEGSIPLFVTFSSILLSFSLLFIGSIFLM